ACCCAagttttgtgacatattttaaaGATGAAAATATTTCACACTTCAATCCCATGTTAATTAATTCAAATCCATTATGCTGGTGTAAAGACACGCAAACGTAAAAACTCTGTCTATGGTCCAAATATTTCTGAACTAAAATTAATTGAAAAGTTCACCTTGGGTAGGTCAGTTGCACCCCGGATGCCCTTCCCCAAAGCATCCCCGTGTGGGTGGATCCGAGCTACATGGCGCCACATCCTCTCCCAGGTGTCTTCATCCATGGGGAGGCCACTTCGGTTGACGTAGAAAGGCACCCCTCCGTCCCGCAGCTCTTCATCTCCTTCATCCTCCTGCTCATCATCCCGCTCCTCCACCGAGGCCCTCAGCATCTCACTAACGGAATCCTGACACGGGGAATGTACTAGCTGATGGTTTGGACTGCTCACTGGTGCCTCTGCTTGCAGGTTTTAGGAGGTTTGCATCAGGGACGGCCAGCTTGTTACATCCTTCAGTTTATGGAACCAATATCTTTAATGGGTTTAGAGGTATTATGACTCATAATGAGGTGATCCAGAGTAGCAGCAAAATAAAGTGCACCAGTGATTTTTCTCACGAAACGTTACTTTACAGTGACTCTAGAACAATGTGGAAAATATACTATTTTCCATTCAGTCGTGAAAAGGAGTTGTGGAAAGCTAGATAAATGAATGATTAACCTATTTAAATGACTAAAGGGCCACAAAGCAGCCCGATATTTAACACCTAATTTAAGAGGATTTGGCAATCAGACAAAAGTCTTTTGGGAATGACTAATTCCCAGTCCCTTCGgatgtcattcaaacaaaagATAGCCAACAAATGACCTGCTAGTCCGACAATCTCAGTCCCAAAACAGACGCTcacttcatttgcatttctTACGAAAAACATGTATTTCCGTCATCGGGTCATTATTTCAAAAACGACGCCGGGTCGATCCAAAGCCATAGTGTGAGGCTTCACATCCGATTAGGCGCACCGGTCGACACTCCCTAACTGCCCCCTCCTGCGCATGCTCAGAGCCAAGACTATGAGGTCATCTGTGACGAACGGTGCGTTCAAAGTCACCCGGAAAACGTACCAATCGCTCATATTGTACACGACTTGTGACGTTGCTAAGTACAGCAAATTTGAACACACTTTGCGTTGTGATGAGGATAAAAACAATAGAAAAGCGTTTATCGTTTTGAAtgggaaaataattgaaacaaTGACGATTAACGTAACGTTTTCCATGAAGTGATTTTTTCTAACTTGAGTCATAACGTCATAATACACCAGATGACGCTGTGGAGCTAATGATCATTTTTGGTTGAGCTGACGTGTGTGCTTGCTCTGTCACCATTCTGATACCAAAACAATAAAGCATGGTTGGGATCGAAAGCTCAGGCCTGCTGGCGTGTGTGAAAAACAATACTATACCAGTGACGTGCACGTGAATATGAGTATGTGaagagtgtgtgcgcgcgcatgtatGCGAGAAAGAGAAGAGTGTGTTTTACTAAGATAGCAGTACATATGTGACGGAGGTCATAACAGTGACCGTCTTGAGCTCAACGTCGCTGCCGCCTCAATAACACCAGACACATGGACgtggctttttctttcttttaatactgcaacacagtatggcagtAGGGATAGGTGAAGTCGCATTTGGGTCTCGGACATAACATGCGACTTCCTTGTCAGCCCTGCCTGAGCTACGGCGGGAAGCTAGTGTCATactgtgcgctgttgcgtcacttccgtcatattAAACTTAATGTATCACTCCGTTACACTtattatgtgtttgtgtgtgggtatgaacatattcagggtgtccgcgcATTTCCCCCCACAGAAACCAAATATTGTATGTGTCCAAAGGGTCCAGCCGGCGTCTCCCCTTTGCTTGTGGCACCCCCTCTTCCTCAAATGCAAACAATCTCTCATTTACACTCAGAAAAACATCATTATTTGCAGTCACGCATTCCAATCCACTACCCGAATCATCTACAACCATGAAAACAGCACTGGAACAACAGCAAGTATTTTGTGACtatatgaaaaactgcaatgcAGCAATACTAAAGTGTATACTATGACTGAAAGTCCCTTCAATATGCAGATGATAGTTTTTACCCATAGCACAAtattactttttattgcttttattgtCCATATAGGgcatctaaaataaataaaaactatatatatggATAGGTCTGATGCCACTgaaactctaattgccccatggggataaataaagttttctgaatctgaaaattTTGAGTGGTCgcaagtaacaaaaaaaataaaataaaaaatcaagaaaTTACTTTGATACTACACTTCAAAGCAACGTACGCAATGGCACGTTTGGGCCTGTGTCGcgcaaaaaatacataaataaatgtaatttagcacaaaggggttttaatgaAACACCACAATCAACTGTTGTCCAATTTTTTGATAGAAACATAATGGATGTTCAAACCACTGAAGAATGTTAATgttcacaaaagaaaatgtatatttacaAGGATAGCACATTTGTATAAATAACTAAAACCGTGGAGCGCCGTAATCATCTGGCATCCTTTCAATGTTGtacctgtgtttaaaaaaataaattaaaaaaagttagCGTAATTGTATTTGGAAGTCGTATGAGGCGCAGCCGTCGACGTATTTTACCTGTGGTTTGAGATGTACATAATGGGCACTCCAGGGATCTTTCTTACCCGCCGCTTTAAATCTCTATCCACAGTAGCCAGGATGTAACACTTGTGCTGCAGAAATATTATGAAACTGTTTTCACATCAGTAACTACCTATAATATATGTTGTTCTGATAGCATAAGAGCTCTTATTCCAAACAACAGCAGGCATGTGCTTATAAAGATACAGTACATGGATATTATTACCTGTGTTACCCTTTGGACCAGACAGTCATCAGCATATGttcctgtgtgtgtgcacgGTAAACGCTCAAATCTTGGATCCTTTGCTATCCTGCAACCAGAAggagaaaaatatcaaataattaGGTCGAAGTTATGCACCCTTCTggtcaaagtcagcaaaagcTAGATTATACGATGTGTGGCGCATTTTTGCTCCCTAATGTGCTTGGAAAATGGTGAGGATGAAAATTGTAAAAGTGAACCCTGTTCACCATGAACCAAAGCAAATCTTCAAGTGTGTTGAACACAGAGTTGTGACATGAATTGAAACGAAAGCCAAATGCGAAGCTAACTGTGTTgctgtacaccaggggtgtccaaactttttgccaagggggccagattttatgtggtaaaatgtcggggggccgaccttggctgacattctttacattgaacaacaatattgttcaacaaattttagtaagccagtctgtttcacatttccatttttatttgaatttcaacaatcttaagaatttcttttggttcatttgaaacaggaatttgaaatatgacatatcagtcaatataaacaccgagtgatgtcttgttaactcgcgagtgatgccctctagtgtctaaatgctattactcatttagtgaatgctattactaatttagccactagagggaagcagtactcaatgaaacatcactcgccttgtctacgagacctcagtcaatgcaacacgtgttccatggcgcccaacctgcgggccagacggcactgattttatgacagggggccgagggccggattaaattcgaccgcgggccggatttggcccgcgggccggactttggacatgcctgctgtacaCCAATCGAGGAGCAATTGGTTGTGTTGGATGGTTGTACATGTCTACCAAGTCACTGACAAGAAGAAGAGGCGGTGACTAGATAAGCTAACAACATTGtttcttccatttcttctttGTATATTTCCAGAGGTTTTGTTACCCTGTGGCAacatgctgcctctcacaggtcagtctttGTACTACAACAGACATCAGGTTAACAGGAGGAGACTCACGATCGTAAGTATAGTTATCGCTGTGTGTGGTGCAGTGTTGAGCATCATGAATACACCGTATAAAGTACAATAAGAGCAGGAAGGACACAATATAAATGTAAACATGTGTGGGGTCTGTCACATTAAAAAAGGGTGAAGATGTTGAAATTCAGCCATGTGTGTACGACTCGCTCGTGTAAGAGGAAGCTGCTTGTACCTGAGCGCAACTCTGTATTTCATTCCAAGTTTTTCAATCTCAGCCATCACACAGTCGGTTATGTAAGGGATACCTggattggagcaaaaataacaaCTGTTGTGAATAAATCTCCATAATAGAACTATCAAAATGTGACAATAACGCTTACATTTGGCATATAGGCAGTCCATCATAGACTGAACAATGTCCAGTTTGGCCTTGATGGAGAAGTTGATGAAATTGGTGTCGACCAGAATGTGGTACGGTGGACCAAGCTGAGTGTTGTACTGAAAGAACAGACAAGATGCGTACTTGGGCCTGCACAAACAGATAAGAGCAATCAAATCAAACAGCCACCAAATACTGCCCAATTCATAGTCCAAATTAAACTGGACACCTACACTTCTCTCTCCTTTAGCTCTGAAggatcctttttctttttttctttggctttggaGCGATCCTTCTCTTTTCTGCAAGACAAAAAGGTGTGTCTTTAAAATTCAAACTAATAACAGTAAGGGAGACGGAAAACGAAATACAACTCACATTCGTTGATCTTTCAAATTGATCATCCGTTTCATGACAGCAAATTTTTTGGTTTTCTGCTTCGGCTACacgagcaaacaaaaaaaaacatcacaacgGATATAAATTGAAGTGCTCACTAGTAGAAGACGGCagtaaacaatacatttttatttcatctgtAATGTTGTTGAAATACACATTAAATCACATGAAATTAAAAAGCTGCAATTAGAATACTTTTGAAAATCCACCAGCCCtaataaaaacacagaatgtcaaacacaCTGAACTCATGTAATTTAATTGTGATAAAAAAGAGGACTTTAtcccaaactaaaaaaaatgcccTTTACTTAGAAAATATAATGAGTATTAGGAAGAAAGTACAAAAAGTGTTTGACTActttttcttaaaataaaaaggatgcAATGCTATAAGAAATCAAGCATAATATCAAAAGGGAAAACAACATTAGATTTTTATATGGAAGCATCAtgtgaaaatcacattttatggaAGCATGAAAAAGTCCTACTtttgaaagcaaaaatgtgCTATGTTCCAAGAATAAAGTTTGAATTTTAACAACTGAATGTCAACACAAGCTTGAGAACAGCTGCAAGTTCTGGGGATTTGCCTcgaattatattatatatatataatattattatttattacagaaTCTACTTCTGATTGGattaacaaatgaataaattgctTTGCAATGGACTCAAAAGTTCAGACAAAGAAATACAatatacacataaaaaaaacaagaccatacaaatatacacacacgccaAGGTAATGTACTAAAAAGGGCCAAACAAAGGGCAAGGAATGAGTTCCGCGAGTGTAAAAACATTCCCGTTAAACGGTTACCATTCATGATGGCGTTAGATTGGCAATATATAATTATTGTTCATGTACATCACACAAATGTCAGCCTAGGCTTAATAACGTGTGTAACTTGGCCGGTAAACGTCTGCTCGTATTATTACCAATTTTATTCCCGCATGGTACGACTTTTTTTCGTACGTCTACGACTGTACTGTCGTAGTATTTCGACATTATTCTCGTGAATGTACGACTATAAGATCATTGTTGTGTTCCTTTTCATTAAAGAGAGCATACACTTACACTACGGGCAGGCTAGGCTAGCAGCGTTAGCTCGAGGACATGTCTGCCAAGGCTTTGACGTCCAATTAACACAAACAAACGTAAGGAAAACAGAAGACATAATTCTAGCAACACTATGCATGTCCTACACACGTATACATCGTGTACATACCATtcttgaaaattattatttaagcCCCTTTACGATCGGATTACGGTACGCTACACGGTCCTCGTGCGCTGCAATAGGACTGGTGACGCCATCAAGCAGCGACACGCTCGTGCGTATGTTCCGGTTGTTAGGTACACAGACTGCGTTGTGGTGATGCGAGAAATATCCGAGGTAAAAtctgttattatttttcaaattgtcgATACACCTAGTTAGAAAACTGTagatgtttttgtttatgtATACGATGCGCTTCTTTGTAagtgtctgtgtcttctgttgaCTTATTTGTCAATTCAACACTGTTGTTAGCATTAAAGCTACCCGGTTTCCACGCTTCAGCCAATCGTAATTATCTATTTATGTGCCTTATTTGCTTCTATTTTGGAAAGTCACAAAAGTCGAGTGTTTAAACTAAACGATTCCCTTGTCAAATATTGTCTAAGAATGACCTATTATCACGCCATGTAAGCGATTTGTGACATCACAAGCACCTGTGCTCATTCTGTTGCAATTTGTGGAGGTTAATCAGCTCATTTCCTCCATATGGTCACGGAACTTGTGGCAAACAAGAGTGTTGATCGTTCTAAGGAACCTGTCCTGCATTTAATTCAGTTTTCATTGCGGCGCTAATGTTATTCTCTCATTAGACTGGTTAGTCACTGAGGGTGTGTCATCATTAATATTAATATCTGTGTAGTTTAATCAATCACAATGCGAGTTTCttggaaatgtttttaatatgtTGAGAGAGAAGTGTTTACGAAAAATCACTTCTGGGCTGTACTCAATACTCAACATGATATTGTTTTTGTTAGGAAATTAGATAGTCAGGGGCACTATGGTCTGATGGACCGCCGCTTCTTCCTGACCTTTCTCATCTGCTCCGCACTGTGGATCTTCTTCTGGGAAGTGCGCTGGAAGAAAGGCAAAGACGGTCAGATTGAGGAATGGCTACGAGGACACAGTCTTTTTCAATACAAGCATTTATTTGAAGGTCAGTGAGTGGCAATTGTCCTAttaatataagatatcctttatttgtcccacactggggaaatttacagcctccagcagcaagaatgtaggtagaaagaagaaagaaaacaacaaacaccgttcaattaagtgcaatataaacacaaaatggataaatcgcagtgctatttacaattgtctttcacatcatttaattattattattattattattattgttatttttattcagcagcctgacagcagtcggtaggaatgagcgtcggtatctctccttcttgcagcgcgggtgtaacagtctctggctgaatgagctaccaagtgctgtcagggcgggctggagggggtgggagggactggccatcatagcttttagcttagttatcatccttctgttgcccacctcttccagagtgtcaagggaacaacccaggacagaactggccttcctgaccagtcgctccagtctctttctgtcccgggctgagatgctgcctgaccagcagacaatgccataatggatggccgaggccaccaccgagttatagaaagtcttaaggagcgacccctgaaccccaaaagacctcagtttcctgagtaggaagagtcagcTCTGTATGGTATATGATATGTAATATACCATGCTTGACATACTTGTTGCAtgctcttcataaaaatgagaacAACAATCGCCTGGTCTCATGAAGTTCTTTAATACAGACATCATTTTGAACAGGAATTGGCAGTTGAACTTTCAAACATGAACTTTTTtacacgttttctttttttaaacgggttttcccccaaaaattccCCAATTTTAAACAGGACAAAATTGTTAACCCTCTGTTAATTAAATAAATCCCCACAGTCGTCACAATTTGAATCTGAAAAAAGTGATGAAATGTAATCAATGATAATCAGACATTGATTTTAAATTGTGGTTCAATAGAAcgcgtaaaacaaacaaacaaaaaaaccctcatgGACAAGGTCTGGACAAAAATGGTAGTACCCCAAGAAAAGGTTGAAAATAATTTGCCTTGGTACAT
This sequence is a window from Hippocampus zosterae strain Florida chromosome 14, ASM2543408v3, whole genome shotgun sequence. Protein-coding genes within it:
- the fcf1 gene encoding rRNA-processing protein FCF1 homolog isoform X2 → MKRMINLKDQRIKEKDRSKAKEKKKKDPSELKEREVPKYASCLFFQYNTQLGPPYHILVDTNFINFSIKAKLDIVQSMMDCLYAKCIPYITDCVMAEIEKLGMKYRVALRIAKDPRFERLPCTHTGTYADDCLVQRVTQHKCYILATVDRDLKRRVRKIPGVPIMYISNHRYNIERMPDDYGAPRF
- the fcf1 gene encoding rRNA-processing protein FCF1 homolog isoform X1, coding for MPKQKTKKFAVMKRMINLKDQRIKEKDRSKAKEKKKKDPSELKEREVPKYASCLFFQYNTQLGPPYHILVDTNFINFSIKAKLDIVQSMMDCLYAKCIPYITDCVMAEIEKLGMKYRVALRIAKDPRFERLPCTHTGTYADDCLVQRVTQHKCYILATVDRDLKRRVRKIPGVPIMYISNHRYNIERMPDDYGAPRF